In Pseudovibrio brasiliensis, the following are encoded in one genomic region:
- a CDS encoding metal-dependent hydrolase, protein MDLQFLGHSAFKVHIPGATLLIDPFLSGNPSFPDGMSVVQASEGVDHVLLTHGHDDHVGDTIDILKATGATLTANWEICMWAQDKGIEKINPMNHGGCVNMGPFGVALTNAVHSSACSFDTEGSVADVYLGNPAGVVVMAEDEPTLLHMGDTDIFSDMELINEIYRPQIGIVPIGDRFTMGGRTASMACQRYFEFQTIIPCHYGTFPILDQSADQFTECMGDDAFRVAELKPGETVTVNNNVTAS, encoded by the coding sequence ATGGATTTACAGTTTCTGGGCCATTCTGCTTTCAAGGTTCACATTCCCGGGGCAACATTGCTGATTGACCCGTTCTTGTCTGGCAATCCGAGCTTTCCTGACGGGATGAGCGTTGTGCAGGCAAGTGAAGGTGTAGACCACGTTCTTTTGACCCATGGCCATGATGACCATGTGGGCGATACCATCGATATTCTGAAAGCTACTGGTGCGACGCTGACTGCAAACTGGGAAATTTGCATGTGGGCGCAGGATAAGGGGATTGAGAAGATCAACCCCATGAACCACGGCGGCTGCGTGAATATGGGGCCTTTCGGGGTTGCGCTAACTAACGCAGTGCACAGTTCTGCTTGTTCTTTCGACACTGAAGGCAGCGTTGCGGATGTGTATCTGGGGAACCCGGCAGGTGTGGTGGTGATGGCTGAGGATGAGCCAACACTGTTACATATGGGGGATACGGATATCTTCTCTGATATGGAGCTGATCAACGAGATTTACCGGCCTCAAATCGGTATCGTACCGATTGGTGATCGCTTCACTATGGGGGGGCGGACAGCTTCTATGGCCTGTCAGCGTTACTTTGAGTTCCAGACTATTATTCCTTGCCACTATGGCACCTTCCCAATTCTTGATCAGAGTGCGGATCAGTTTACTGAATGCATGGGAGATGATGCGTTTCGTGTGGCTGAGTTGAAGCCGGGTGAAACGGTGACGGTGAACAACAATGTGACTGCATCCTGA